One stretch of Pandoraea oxalativorans DNA includes these proteins:
- a CDS encoding 3-oxoacyl-ACP reductase yields MTTSDRYLAFANSAVGSRLANALGLPRPVPLERMPDYGDDGAEARLVAPPLAVVGGGGDAPLLPGLARELHWLSIPSLAHAQRLDWISYANKAGTMCGRFNANEGVRPKALLFDASGIADTSGLESLYAFFHDTLATLDRCARVLVLGLPPTMAATPQASIAQRALEGFVRSLAKELKRGATAQLLYVAPEARESLHSTLRFFLSPRAAYVSGQAITLQAPVFETPPMRDTRPLAGQVAVVTGAARGIGESIATVLARAGAHVVCIDIPSSQDALTTVATRLDGSALTCDIASPEAAATLMAHLATHAPNGLDILVHNAGITRDKTIVRMSDAQWQSVLDINVGAPQRLNAALLDAGVLRANSRIVGVASISGIAGNRGQTNYAASKAAVIGMVQAWSPLLAERHISINAVAPGFIETQMTAAVPFAIREAGRRMNSLGQGGQPVDVAEAIAWLAHPASGALTGQVVRVCGQSLLGA; encoded by the coding sequence GTGACGACGTCCGACCGATATCTTGCCTTTGCCAACTCTGCCGTGGGCAGCCGCCTGGCCAACGCGCTGGGCCTGCCACGCCCGGTGCCGCTGGAGCGCATGCCGGACTATGGCGACGATGGCGCCGAAGCGCGTCTCGTTGCGCCACCGCTGGCTGTCGTCGGCGGTGGGGGCGACGCGCCACTGCTGCCCGGTCTCGCCCGCGAACTGCATTGGCTCAGCATCCCGAGTCTCGCTCATGCGCAACGGCTTGACTGGATCTCCTACGCCAACAAGGCAGGCACGATGTGCGGACGGTTCAACGCGAACGAAGGCGTGCGTCCCAAGGCGTTGCTGTTCGACGCAAGCGGTATTGCCGACACCTCGGGACTCGAATCGCTTTACGCGTTCTTCCACGACACGCTGGCAACGCTCGACCGATGCGCTCGCGTGCTGGTGCTGGGCCTGCCGCCGACGATGGCCGCCACGCCGCAGGCGAGCATCGCGCAACGCGCGCTGGAAGGCTTCGTGCGCTCGCTGGCCAAGGAGCTCAAGCGCGGCGCAACGGCGCAACTGCTCTATGTCGCGCCCGAGGCCCGCGAGTCGCTGCATTCCACGTTACGGTTCTTCCTCTCACCTCGCGCCGCGTATGTGAGCGGTCAGGCGATCACGCTTCAAGCGCCGGTCTTCGAAACACCGCCCATGCGCGACACCCGGCCGCTCGCCGGACAGGTCGCCGTGGTGACAGGTGCTGCACGCGGCATCGGCGAGTCCATCGCGACCGTTCTGGCGCGCGCCGGTGCGCATGTCGTGTGCATCGACATCCCTTCCTCGCAAGACGCGCTGACCACCGTCGCCACGCGCCTCGACGGCAGCGCCCTCACGTGCGATATCGCGTCGCCGGAGGCCGCCGCCACGCTGATGGCGCATCTCGCGACGCACGCACCGAACGGTCTGGACATCCTCGTGCACAACGCTGGCATCACGCGCGACAAGACGATTGTTCGCATGAGCGACGCGCAGTGGCAAAGCGTGCTCGACATCAACGTCGGCGCACCGCAGCGCCTCAATGCCGCGTTGCTCGACGCCGGTGTGCTGCGCGCGAATAGCCGGATCGTCGGCGTCGCCTCCATCAGTGGCATCGCAGGCAATCGCGGGCAGACCAATTACGCCGCATCGAAGGCAGCCGTCATCGGGATGGTGCAGGCGTGGTCGCCATTGCTTGCGGAGCGTCATATCAGCATCAATGCCGTCGCCCCCGGCTTCATCGAGACGCAGATGACCGCCGCGGTCCCGTTCGCCATTCGCGAAGCCGGACGCCGCATGAACTCCCTCGGACAGGGCGGTCAACCGGTGGACGTGGCCGAAGCCATCGCGTGGCTCGCACATCCCGCCTCGGGCGCGCTGACAGGACAGGTCGTACGGGTATGCGGCCAGAGCCTGCTGGGAGCATGA
- a CDS encoding MaoC family dehydratase: MPNDRPRDPSDSPNIAVATQLKQVPYLPSPLHLYLRALMTSRKPARAQPMPPLAFERRNVPLDREDIARYARLCGFAQPTGVPPTWPHLLAFPLHMLLMTDRAFPFAMLGMVHLANRIRQFAALNVGERLTLDVRCGPLSAHDKGQVFTVVTTARRDDIVVWIGESLYLRTGVRDALGAPYQAQLSADPSLTKAATWAVPADLGRQYARISGDYNPIHLWPLTAKLFGFARPIIHGMWSFARTLAAVLPDDASAYGPVDLRVEFKTPVLLPGDVTLWRAPYAPPHPQHFELRDAAGTVPHLRGRWQAIDAASSAQPASSSPSPHPPLPDQP, from the coding sequence ATGCCGAACGACCGACCGCGCGATCCATCCGACAGCCCGAACATCGCCGTGGCCACGCAACTGAAGCAAGTCCCGTATCTGCCGTCGCCACTGCATCTGTATTTGCGCGCACTGATGACCTCGCGCAAACCGGCCCGCGCGCAGCCGATGCCGCCGCTGGCCTTCGAACGGCGTAACGTGCCACTGGACCGTGAGGACATCGCCCGTTACGCACGGCTGTGCGGTTTCGCGCAGCCGACGGGCGTGCCGCCCACATGGCCGCACCTGCTCGCCTTCCCGCTCCACATGCTGCTGATGACCGACCGCGCCTTCCCGTTCGCCATGCTCGGCATGGTGCATCTGGCGAACAGGATCCGGCAGTTCGCGGCGCTGAACGTGGGCGAACGGCTGACGCTGGATGTGCGATGCGGCCCGCTGTCCGCTCATGACAAGGGGCAGGTGTTCACGGTGGTCACGACGGCGCGTCGCGACGATATCGTCGTGTGGATCGGCGAGAGTCTGTACCTGCGCACCGGTGTGCGCGACGCACTCGGCGCACCCTATCAGGCACAGTTGAGCGCCGATCCGTCGCTGACGAAAGCGGCGACCTGGGCGGTCCCGGCCGACCTTGGACGTCAATACGCGCGCATCTCGGGCGACTACAACCCGATCCATCTGTGGCCGCTCACGGCGAAGCTGTTCGGTTTTGCGCGTCCGATCATTCATGGGATGTGGAGCTTCGCGCGAACGCTCGCGGCGGTGTTGCCAGACGACGCGAGCGCCTACGGCCCGGTCGATCTGCGGGTGGAATTCAAGACGCCGGTGCTGCTGCCGGGCGACGTCACCTTATGGCGTGCGCCATACGCACCACCGCACCCTCAGCATTTCGAACTGCGCGACGCCGCAGGCACCGTCCCGCATCTGCGCGGGCGCTGGCAGGCCATTGACGCCGCGTCTTCGGCGCAGCCCGCTTCGTCTTCACCTTCCCCTCATCCCCCTCTCCCGGACCAGCCATGA
- a CDS encoding acetyl-CoA C-acetyltransferase, with product MSALKPTAPAPALRRVAILGGNRIPFARSNTAYATASNQDMLTAAFQGLIDRFDLHGQTLGEVAAGAVLKHARDFNLTRESVLSTTLAAQTPAYDVQQACGTGLETAILTGNKIALGQIDVAIAGGVDTASDAPIGVNEKLRKILLEANRQRSTGGKLGALAKVRPGMLFNPALPRNGEPRTGLSMGEHCELMAKRWEIERAAQDTLTLASHEHLAQAYERGFFLDLMTPFRGLQRDNNLRPDLTLEKLSSLKPVFDRSATGTLTAGNSTPLTDGASCVLLASEDWARAHNHPVLAYLTYSQTAAVDFFNPDESQREGLLMAPAYAVPRMLAQAGLTLQDFDFYEIHEAFAAQVLCTLKAWEDPVYCREKLGLAAPLGSIDRQRLNVNGSSLACGHPFAATGGRILATLAKLVSQRGGGRGLISICAAGGQGVVAMLER from the coding sequence ATGAGCGCCCTCAAACCCACTGCGCCCGCCCCCGCCTTGCGCCGCGTCGCGATCCTCGGCGGCAATCGCATTCCCTTCGCGCGCTCGAACACGGCTTACGCCACGGCGTCGAATCAGGACATGCTCACGGCCGCGTTCCAGGGCCTCATCGACCGCTTCGACCTGCACGGCCAGACGCTCGGCGAAGTTGCGGCGGGCGCCGTGCTCAAGCACGCTCGCGACTTCAACTTGACGCGCGAGTCGGTGCTGTCGACCACGCTCGCTGCGCAAACCCCCGCCTACGACGTCCAGCAGGCGTGCGGCACGGGTCTTGAGACGGCGATCCTCACCGGCAACAAGATCGCACTCGGTCAGATCGACGTGGCGATTGCAGGTGGCGTCGACACGGCATCGGACGCGCCCATCGGCGTCAACGAGAAGCTGCGCAAGATCCTTCTCGAAGCGAACCGTCAGCGCAGCACCGGCGGCAAGCTTGGCGCGCTGGCGAAGGTGCGGCCCGGCATGTTGTTCAACCCGGCGCTGCCCCGTAACGGCGAGCCGCGCACGGGCCTCTCGATGGGCGAGCATTGCGAGTTGATGGCAAAGCGCTGGGAAATCGAGCGAGCCGCGCAGGACACGCTTACGCTCGCCAGTCACGAGCATCTGGCGCAAGCGTACGAGCGCGGTTTCTTCCTCGATCTGATGACACCGTTTCGCGGCTTGCAACGCGATAACAACCTGCGCCCCGACCTCACGCTGGAGAAACTCTCCAGTCTCAAGCCGGTGTTCGACCGTAGCGCCACCGGCACGCTCACCGCAGGCAACTCCACACCGTTGACCGATGGCGCTTCGTGCGTGCTGCTCGCGAGCGAAGACTGGGCCAGGGCGCACAACCATCCGGTGCTCGCCTATCTGACGTACTCGCAAACGGCGGCCGTCGATTTCTTCAATCCCGACGAATCGCAGCGTGAGGGCTTGCTGATGGCCCCGGCCTATGCCGTGCCGCGCATGCTCGCGCAGGCGGGACTCACGTTGCAGGACTTCGATTTCTACGAAATTCACGAGGCTTTCGCCGCGCAGGTGCTGTGCACGTTGAAGGCGTGGGAAGACCCCGTGTATTGCCGCGAGAAGCTGGGACTGGCCGCGCCGCTGGGCAGCATCGACCGTCAGCGCCTCAACGTGAACGGCAGTTCGCTCGCGTGCGGCCACCCATTCGCCGCCACCGGCGGGCGCATTCTCGCCACCCTCGCCAAGCTGGTGTCCCAGCGCGGCGGCGGCCGCGGCCTCATCTCGATCTGCGCGGCCGGCGGTCAGGGTGTCGTCGCGATGCTGGAACGATAA
- a CDS encoding AMP-binding protein — translation MDQAVQQERVWLGAYPPGVPADIDVNRYASLVQAFDEWIEKYRERIAFVSLGSEITYAEVSRQAHAFAAWLQAQGVKKGERVALMMPNCFQYPICLFGTLIAGAVVVNVNPLYTARELKHQLQDSGAQTIVVFENFAKTLEEALPGTEVRNVLVTQIGDLLQPGANIKGHAVNFLMRHIAKQVPPYRLPQAVALRQALASGARLTATPVPLAREDLAFLQYTGGTTGVAKGAMLSHGNVLANLLQTEAWAANQLDGDIEVNLSLLPMYHILSLTLNCLVFMSLGGRNILIANPRDVKKVVYIIRNETFTGVTGVNTLFNGLLENADFRARDFSKLKLSLAGGMATQRAVAQRWKEVTGKPIIEGYGLTECSPIVTMNPVDIAHMDAVDFSGSIGLPAPSTDVRFKRDDGTWAPIGEPGELCVRGPQVMRGYWNRPEETAKTFDADGWLMTGDIGVMDERGYVRLIDRKKDMILVSGFNVYPNEVEDVVMLHPGVREAAVVGVPDPVAGERVKLVVIAKDPTLTVDAMAAHCRKHLTAYKVPRIIEFRQGELPKSTVGKILRRELREPV, via the coding sequence ATGGATCAAGCCGTTCAGCAGGAACGTGTGTGGCTCGGTGCCTACCCGCCCGGGGTACCCGCCGACATCGACGTCAATCGCTATGCATCGCTCGTGCAGGCGTTCGACGAGTGGATCGAGAAGTACCGCGAGCGCATCGCTTTCGTGAGTCTGGGCAGTGAGATCACGTATGCCGAGGTGTCCCGTCAGGCCCATGCCTTCGCCGCGTGGCTGCAAGCGCAAGGTGTGAAGAAAGGCGAGCGCGTCGCGCTCATGATGCCCAACTGCTTCCAGTACCCGATCTGCCTGTTCGGCACCCTCATCGCCGGTGCTGTGGTCGTCAACGTCAACCCGCTGTACACCGCACGCGAACTGAAGCATCAGTTGCAGGACAGCGGCGCACAGACCATCGTCGTCTTCGAGAACTTCGCCAAAACGCTGGAGGAAGCACTCCCCGGCACCGAGGTGCGCAACGTGCTGGTGACGCAGATCGGCGATCTGCTCCAGCCGGGGGCGAACATCAAGGGACATGCCGTCAACTTCCTGATGCGGCACATCGCCAAACAAGTGCCGCCGTATCGCTTGCCGCAGGCGGTTGCGCTTCGTCAGGCGCTCGCGAGCGGCGCAAGGCTAACGGCCACGCCGGTGCCGCTCGCGCGCGAAGACCTCGCCTTTCTCCAGTACACCGGCGGGACAACCGGCGTCGCCAAGGGCGCCATGCTCTCGCACGGCAACGTGCTGGCCAATCTCCTGCAAACGGAGGCGTGGGCGGCCAATCAGCTCGACGGCGACATCGAAGTCAATCTGTCGTTGCTGCCGATGTATCACATCCTCTCGCTGACGTTGAACTGTCTCGTGTTCATGAGCCTGGGCGGACGCAACATTCTGATTGCGAATCCGCGCGATGTGAAAAAGGTCGTCTACATCATACGCAACGAAACGTTCACAGGGGTGACCGGCGTCAACACGCTGTTCAACGGTCTGCTCGAGAACGCCGACTTCCGCGCGCGCGACTTCTCAAAACTGAAACTGTCGCTCGCTGGCGGTATGGCAACGCAACGCGCGGTTGCGCAGCGATGGAAGGAGGTCACAGGCAAACCGATCATCGAAGGCTACGGTCTCACCGAGTGCTCCCCCATCGTCACGATGAACCCCGTGGACATCGCCCACATGGACGCGGTCGATTTCTCCGGTTCCATCGGTCTGCCTGCGCCGTCGACCGACGTGCGCTTCAAGCGAGACGACGGCACGTGGGCCCCCATCGGCGAGCCGGGCGAGCTGTGCGTGCGCGGCCCGCAGGTCATGCGCGGCTACTGGAATCGTCCCGAAGAGACGGCTAAAACGTTCGACGCCGACGGCTGGCTGATGACCGGCGATATCGGCGTCATGGACGAACGCGGCTACGTGAGGCTCATCGACCGCAAGAAGGACATGATTCTCGTGTCCGGCTTCAACGTCTATCCGAACGAGGTGGAGGACGTGGTGATGCTCCACCCCGGCGTGCGCGAAGCGGCGGTGGTCGGCGTGCCCGATCCGGTGGCTGGCGAGCGCGTGAAGCTCGTAGTCATCGCCAAGGACCCGACGCTCACCGTCGACGCCATGGCGGCGCACTGCCGCAAGCATCTGACCGCGTACAAGGTGCCGCGCATCATCGAATTCCGTCAGGGCGAACTGCCCAAGTCGACGGTCGGCAAGATCCTGCGGCGCGAGCTGCGTGAACCGGTCTGA
- a CDS encoding DUF1571 domain-containing protein: protein MRITLTLAVLPAALTFGALAGVLAPSGALAQASATAASTATTSTAPDADTAKLAALPVAAQTQWLARTIKRGELAKMPDEQIVASMQVIQPEALVRFLKAEASALPEYQYELTRHERINNQWQTTPDRMLVKIRENPLQIYAKWLPDGAHAGQEITYDETKRPKEMYGHLGGILGFTSIWSSIDGSLARSQSNHTVRDLGFAFIADQIARDGKSFRAAGLSEKPARISVSESNGVRVLALEWEAPSGPPQHYANKSRVLLDLKTGRPRGIEAWDAAGQKVEEMRFDKVRKEQWTDATFDPKNPDYKF, encoded by the coding sequence ATGAGAATCACATTGACGCTGGCCGTGCTGCCCGCCGCACTGACTTTTGGCGCGCTCGCGGGCGTGCTGGCCCCTTCGGGCGCGCTCGCGCAGGCGAGCGCAACCGCGGCATCCACCGCCACAACGAGCACCGCACCGGATGCAGACACTGCAAAGCTCGCCGCTCTGCCCGTCGCGGCACAAACGCAATGGCTCGCGCGTACGATCAAGCGCGGCGAACTGGCGAAGATGCCAGACGAGCAGATCGTCGCCAGCATGCAGGTCATCCAGCCGGAAGCGCTCGTACGTTTTCTGAAAGCCGAGGCGTCGGCGTTGCCGGAGTATCAGTACGAGCTGACGCGTCACGAACGTATCAACAATCAGTGGCAGACCACGCCCGACCGCATGCTCGTGAAGATTCGCGAGAACCCGTTGCAGATCTACGCGAAGTGGCTGCCCGACGGCGCGCATGCCGGACAGGAAATCACTTATGACGAGACGAAACGCCCCAAGGAGATGTACGGACACCTCGGCGGCATCCTCGGCTTCACGTCGATCTGGAGCAGCATCGACGGCTCGCTCGCCCGTTCGCAGTCGAACCACACAGTGCGCGACCTCGGTTTCGCCTTCATCGCCGATCAGATTGCGCGCGACGGCAAGAGCTTTCGCGCCGCCGGACTCTCCGAGAAACCCGCAAGAATCTCGGTATCCGAATCGAATGGCGTTCGCGTGCTGGCACTCGAATGGGAGGCCCCGTCCGGCCCGCCACAACACTACGCCAACAAGTCGCGCGTGTTGCTCGATCTGAAGACGGGCAGACCGCGAGGTATCGAAGCGTGGGACGCCGCCGGACAGAAGGTCGAGGAAATGCGCTTCGACAAGGTGCGCAAGGAACAGTGGACGGACGCCACGTTCGACCCGAAGAACCCCGACTACAAGTTCTGA
- the minE gene encoding cell division topological specificity factor MinE codes for MSFLSFLLGEKKKTAAVAKERLQIILAHERAGSSPPADYLPALQRELVAVISKYVKIAQDDIKVSVEHQDNLEVLEVKIELPQT; via the coding sequence ATGTCCTTCCTGTCTTTCCTCCTGGGGGAGAAGAAAAAGACCGCCGCCGTTGCCAAAGAGCGCCTGCAAATCATTCTGGCGCACGAACGCGCGGGCTCGTCGCCGCCGGCCGATTATCTGCCGGCCCTGCAACGCGAGCTGGTCGCCGTCATCTCCAAGTACGTGAAAATCGCGCAAGACGACATCAAGGTCAGCGTCGAGCATCAGGACAACCTGGAAGTGCTCGAAGTCAAGATCGAACTGCCGCAGACCTGA
- the minD gene encoding septum site-determining protein MinD, with product MAKVIVVTSGKGGVGKTTTSASFSAGLALQGHKTAVIDFDVGLRNLDLIMGVERRVVYDLINVIQGEANLNQALIKDKSCENLFILPASQTRDKDALTQAGVEKVIQDLADMGFEYIVCDSPAGIESGALLAMHFADEALVVTNPEVSSVRDSDRILGILSSKTKRAIEGSEPIKEHLLITRYNPKRVNDGQMLSLEDIQEILRIKLIGVIPESESVLHASNQGTPAIHLDGTDVADAYRDVVSRFKGEEKPMRFTDYQKPGLLQRIFGSK from the coding sequence ATGGCAAAAGTGATTGTGGTGACCTCTGGCAAGGGTGGTGTCGGCAAGACGACAACCAGCGCCAGCTTTTCCGCCGGCCTCGCCTTGCAGGGGCACAAGACGGCAGTCATCGATTTCGACGTCGGCCTGCGCAACCTCGACCTCATCATGGGTGTCGAGCGCCGCGTGGTGTACGACCTGATTAACGTGATTCAGGGCGAGGCGAACCTCAATCAGGCACTCATCAAGGACAAGTCCTGCGAGAACCTGTTCATCCTGCCCGCCTCGCAAACGCGCGACAAAGACGCACTTACGCAGGCAGGCGTCGAGAAGGTCATCCAGGACCTGGCCGACATGGGCTTTGAATACATCGTGTGCGATTCGCCGGCCGGTATCGAATCGGGCGCATTGCTCGCGATGCACTTCGCCGACGAAGCGCTCGTGGTGACGAACCCGGAAGTGTCGTCGGTCCGTGACTCGGATCGCATTCTTGGCATTCTGTCGTCGAAGACGAAGCGCGCCATCGAAGGCAGCGAGCCGATCAAGGAGCATCTGCTCATCACCCGCTACAACCCGAAACGTGTCAATGACGGCCAGATGCTGTCGCTGGAAGACATTCAGGAAATTCTGCGAATCAAGCTCATCGGCGTGATTCCGGAGTCGGAGTCGGTGCTCCATGCCTCGAACCAGGGTACGCCCGCCATCCATCTGGATGGCACGGACGTAGCCGATGCCTATCGCGACGTGGTGAGCCGATTCAAGGGCGAAGAGAAGCCCATGCGCTTTACCGACTATCAAAAGCCGGGCCTGTTGCAGCGCATTTTCGGCTCGAAGTAA
- the minC gene encoding septum site-determining protein MinC gives MPQKKTPYFELRSGAVDTLHFVVKTPQLDTLRTELAQRFDATPEFFAGDTVAIDVRRLAGDERVAVPALAEMLAEFRMKPIGVVANTEQAGWAVADGLPLLDSHERHERRAPRAAREANDAEAVPQASAEASVVPAQAVPEASSIPSTIIDKPLRSGQQVYAKGDLIILDLVSYGAEVIAEGNIHIYAPLRGRALAGVKGKLDARIFCTCLEPELISIAGIYRTGEYALPPDVQGRSVQVRLVDDKLIFEPLGLK, from the coding sequence ATGCCGCAAAAGAAAACGCCGTACTTCGAGTTACGTAGTGGTGCCGTAGACACCCTGCATTTCGTAGTCAAGACGCCTCAACTGGACACGTTGCGCACCGAACTGGCGCAACGTTTCGACGCGACCCCGGAGTTTTTTGCTGGCGACACCGTCGCCATCGACGTACGGCGTCTGGCGGGAGACGAACGCGTCGCCGTGCCTGCGTTGGCCGAAATGCTGGCGGAATTCCGCATGAAGCCGATCGGCGTCGTCGCCAACACCGAACAAGCGGGTTGGGCGGTGGCCGACGGTCTGCCGCTTCTGGACAGTCATGAGCGCCACGAGCGCCGTGCGCCGCGCGCGGCACGCGAGGCCAACGATGCCGAGGCAGTGCCTCAGGCAAGCGCCGAGGCGTCCGTGGTGCCGGCACAGGCGGTTCCTGAGGCCTCTTCCATCCCTTCGACCATCATCGACAAGCCATTGCGTTCGGGCCAGCAGGTCTATGCGAAGGGCGACCTGATCATCCTCGATCTGGTCAGTTATGGGGCCGAGGTGATCGCGGAAGGTAATATTCACATTTACGCGCCGCTACGGGGGCGGGCACTGGCAGGGGTGAAGGGCAAGCTCGACGCGCGCATCTTCTGTACCTGTCTGGAGCCCGAGCTGATTTCCATCGCCGGTATTTACCGGACGGGCGAATATGCGCTGCCGCCCGATGTTCAGGGGCGTTCGGTGCAGGTGCGGCTGGTAGACGACAAACTGATTTTCGAGCCCCTCGGGCTCAAGTAA
- a CDS encoding SDR family oxidoreductase: protein MFNFEGQRVLVIGGSSGIGRAAAQAFAKAGAAVTIASRSRTKLDEALATIGSTARAAVLDTGDVAAVQRFFADHAPWQHVVISAAQTPTGQVRKLSLDDAHAAFDSKFWGTYHVAKFARIEDGGSLTLTSGYLSVRPNTSSVVQGAINAAVEALGRGLALELSPVRVNTVSPGLTATPLWNKLAEADREAMYRNAAERLPARRVVAAEDVANTILYLAGTPSATGATVLIDAGGAIA, encoded by the coding sequence ATGTTCAATTTCGAAGGTCAGCGCGTGCTGGTGATTGGCGGCAGTTCCGGCATTGGCCGTGCCGCCGCGCAGGCGTTTGCCAAGGCGGGGGCGGCCGTCACGATCGCCTCGCGCAGTCGGACGAAGCTCGACGAAGCGCTGGCGACGATCGGCAGCACGGCGCGCGCCGCCGTGCTCGATACCGGCGACGTGGCCGCCGTCCAGAGATTCTTCGCCGACCATGCGCCGTGGCAACACGTCGTGATTTCTGCGGCGCAAACGCCGACCGGTCAGGTGCGCAAACTCTCGCTCGACGACGCGCACGCGGCGTTCGACAGCAAGTTCTGGGGGACCTATCACGTGGCGAAGTTCGCGCGCATCGAGGACGGTGGGTCGCTTACGCTGACGTCGGGGTACCTCAGCGTGCGACCGAACACGTCGTCGGTGGTGCAGGGCGCCATCAACGCGGCGGTGGAGGCGTTGGGTCGGGGGCTGGCGTTGGAGTTGTCGCCGGTTCGCGTCAACACGGTGTCGCCGGGGCTGACGGCCACGCCACTGTGGAACAAGCTTGCCGAAGCGGACCGTGAGGCGATGTATCGCAACGCAGCAGAGCGTCTGCCGGCACGTCGGGTCGTCGCGGCGGAAGATGTGGCAAATACCATTCTGTATCTCGCCGGGACGCCGAGCGCGACAGGCGCCACGGTGCTGATCGACGCGGGCGGCGCTATCGCCTGA
- a CDS encoding LysR family transcriptional regulator, with protein sequence MIDQTLDLTLFDRVVVTGSMSAAARELGLSLAVVSKRLGLLEQRLGVRLLNRTTRKQALTEEGQVFHGCCQRILAEIAEAERLMTRQAGTVGGVLRISAPRAFGRRHLTPLLVAFREWHPDVKVHLSLSDQWVDLVAHGIDVAIRVGTLPDSSLVAQELAPNYRVLVASPAYLQQRGTPRDVGDLRQHDCILFGNSPHGDWRFVSQSETLRVQVPDTYVVDDGDTAHELALHGAGITQKSIWDVGDDIQAGRLARVLPSLRILAAPLHAVYPHSRHIAPRTRVFVDFLRDRLRATWRWPQD encoded by the coding sequence ATGATTGACCAGACACTCGATCTCACGCTTTTTGACCGCGTTGTCGTTACCGGCAGCATGTCGGCAGCCGCGCGCGAGCTGGGCTTGTCACTCGCCGTCGTGAGCAAACGACTCGGCCTACTGGAGCAACGCCTCGGCGTGCGGCTGCTTAACCGCACCACGCGCAAACAGGCGCTCACCGAAGAGGGTCAGGTATTTCACGGGTGCTGCCAGCGGATTCTGGCGGAGATTGCCGAGGCCGAACGGCTGATGACGCGGCAAGCGGGCACCGTCGGCGGCGTGCTGCGCATCAGCGCACCGCGCGCGTTCGGCCGTCGTCATCTGACGCCGCTCCTCGTTGCGTTTCGCGAATGGCATCCGGACGTGAAAGTGCATCTCTCGCTGAGCGATCAGTGGGTCGATCTGGTCGCGCACGGCATCGACGTGGCGATTCGCGTCGGCACCCTGCCCGATTCGAGCCTGGTCGCACAGGAACTGGCACCGAACTACCGCGTGCTCGTCGCCTCGCCTGCGTATCTGCAACAGCGCGGCACGCCCAGGGACGTCGGCGATCTGCGGCAGCACGACTGCATATTGTTCGGCAATTCACCTCACGGCGACTGGCGTTTTGTGTCGCAATCCGAAACATTGCGCGTGCAGGTGCCGGACACATACGTTGTGGACGACGGCGATACCGCCCACGAACTCGCTCTGCACGGTGCGGGCATCACGCAGAAATCGATCTGGGATGTAGGCGACGATATTCAGGCGGGACGCCTGGCGCGCGTGCTTCCTTCGCTCAGGATCCTTGCCGCGCCGCTACACGCCGTGTATCCGCACAGCCGTCATATCGCGCCGCGCACGCGCGTGTTCGTCGACTTTCTGCGCGACCGGCTGCGGGCGACATGGCGCTGGCCGCAGGACTGA